The following coding sequences lie in one Pyrobaculum sp. 3827-6 genomic window:
- a CDS encoding ATPase domain-containing protein codes for MPKKAEAPEECQQYRGPRREDVVKLCAELGGLRHLAVKNVVELAQLLELEDDLEKAEEVLAAVRRAAGVGARVVPVSEAVKSYAAAEVLKTHVSEFDEKVPWGGLRYGYIYGLAGEYGAGKSMFAIQASVLAAVAGKRVVYIDTEGALNLSLFERVAKRFGSDLTALSDRLHITQVIDPIDLKEVLLSLRGVDVVVVDSMVSHALRAQFRGRERLAARQQLLAYFLDILRRMAAVYGTLSILTDQVIDVPDFFSSKRPAGGNVLLHGVHALFLMRRPNKQKAEGVMIPLDVPGMAPTVEIRYEIRDDGLY; via the coding sequence ATGCCTAAGAAGGCGGAGGCTCCCGAGGAGTGCCAGCAGTACAGGGGGCCTAGGCGGGAGGACGTGGTCAAGCTCTGCGCGGAGCTTGGCGGCTTGAGGCACCTCGCAGTGAAGAACGTGGTGGAGCTGGCCCAGCTCCTCGAGCTGGAGGACGACCTAGAGAAGGCGGAGGAGGTACTCGCCGCTGTTAGGAGAGCGGCGGGCGTCGGCGCCAGGGTTGTGCCGGTGTCGGAGGCCGTTAAGTCCTACGCCGCGGCCGAGGTGTTGAAGACGCATGTGAGCGAATTTGATGAAAAAGTGCCGTGGGGTGGCTTGAGATACGGCTACATCTACGGGCTGGCTGGGGAGTACGGGGCGGGGAAGTCCATGTTCGCCATTCAAGCGTCGGTGCTGGCGGCTGTCGCTGGCAAGCGCGTCGTCTACATAGACACCGAGGGTGCTTTGAACCTCTCCCTCTTCGAGAGGGTGGCTAAGAGGTTCGGCTCCGACTTGACCGCGCTGTCTGACAGGCTACACATCACCCAGGTCATCGACCCAATCGACTTGAAGGAAGTCCTCCTCTCGCTTAGGGGCGTGGACGTGGTTGTGGTGGACTCCATGGTGTCTCACGCCCTACGCGCCCAGTTTAGGGGTAGAGAAAGGCTTGCCGCCCGTCAGCAACTGCTGGCCTACTTCCTAGACATTTTGAGGAGGATGGCCGCCGTCTACGGCACTCTGTCCATACTGACGGACCAGGTCATCGACGTGCCGGACTTTTTCAGTAGCAAGAGGCCTGCCGGCGGCAACGTCTTGCTTCACGGAGTACACGCGCTGTTTTTAATGCGCCGCCCCAATAAGCAGAAGGCGGAGGGCGTGATGATCCCGCTGGACGTGCCGGGGATGGCACCCACAGTTGAGATTCGCTACGAGATTCGGGATGACGGCCTCTACTAG
- a CDS encoding helix-turn-helix domain-containing protein, whose product MPRTPGRLCCEKLREAAVRLLERGLSAEEVAAVLGVSERSVRRWASGKAVVAMEKSVNMQRAERGGAAGRREAAERPGAPPVDNVWVAILRKRLNSSAADENAG is encoded by the coding sequence GTGCCAAGGACCCCGGGCCGCCTCTGCTGTGAAAAGCTGAGGGAAGCCGCCGTTAGGCTTCTGGAGAGGGGTCTCTCCGCGGAGGAGGTGGCCGCGGTGCTGGGCGTCTCGGAGAGGTCTGTGAGGAGGTGGGCCTCGGGGAAGGCCGTGGTAGCTATGGAGAAGTCTGTGAATATGCAGAGGGCCGAGAGAGGGGGCGCCGCCGGGAGGAGAGAAGCCGCCGAGAGGCCGGGCGCTCCGCCCGTAGACAACGTCTGGGTGGCGATTCTGAGGAAGAGGCTGAACTCTAGCGCCGCGGACGAAAACGCCGGGTGA